A window of Plodia interpunctella isolate USDA-ARS_2022_Savannah chromosome 3, ilPloInte3.2, whole genome shotgun sequence genomic DNA:
atctatatatgtatgtgttataaaatatagtaacgttcagttagtatcccataacacaagtctagaacttactttggggctagctcaataaaaataaataaataaaaatttgtcctaattatttatttatttaaacttcagAATCAAATTGTTGAGTCCACAGTGTCTATCAAGGTAGAAAACACTACTTAAAtcttagtaaataataagCCCAGTGGTTGAAACCTTGACCTTGGTGCTCATAAacaatgtatgtacctactcaCACAGATATTATTCCACACTTACCATTAGTTACGATGACAGTGCCaaagtaatttacataaattacttGTTTGTGGATTTCAAATTTCGTTTTCAGATTCGACCCACTGTGCGCCTGTCCTCCGTTGTTGACCAAAATGTCGACGTGACCACATATTTCTAGCACTTTTTTCACAAACTCTTGGCATTCGTCTAAATTTCCAAGATCTAGTTTAAGAACTACTGGCTCTGGAGATTCTATtcgctaaaataaaaattttaaagtacgcaaattttatttctctaaaATCGGGTCTAACTCGGGTCGGGTCAATATTGACCCGAATGGGTCAATATTGagcaaataatacatatatataagattTTCTTCTTGCACATAGTCCCATAGGTACCTATGgactaatatttcaaaattacgaTTTCACGGTTATaccgctgggccgatttttatgaaattatgaatAGAGTTAGTTAATGACTCAAGGTCAAACATACACGACAGCGTGTAGTTTCTGTCAACAGGAAGCATTAACCTTCACCTATATTTGTCGCAATAAGAATGGTTTTCCTTTCCtcttttttaagtaattaggAGGACTATATCTTGAGACAAGTGATAAAGTTTTTAGTATTCTTAATACAACACTTAAGAAGTAAAAAAGGCGACATAGTATGCACATTCACACTAGGTAAATCTGAGATAATCCgttaataatcaaataatgaataagattacatttttacataccACCTTTTTCGACATAAGCTGCTGTTTGACTCTCAAGAGTTCGTCGATCCTTCGCGCCGCCAGCACCACCATACACCCATGGCCATAGAACTCGTGTGCTAATGCTTCGCCAATGCCTGAACTGGCGCCAGTGATCACTACGACCTGAAAATTTTGCACATTCAATTAATTgctaaattttttgtacatttacaaTCGTAAGTTTGCTTTCTTTCaagattctaaaaataaaagttgtagtAAGTATAcctaatactttttaattgtatttttttttgtttacctatGATTGTATGTAaagttattgtaatttatttattatctgtacAATAACACGTTTCGAAATGTTTttgctatataataaaaaggctGCTTTTTCTTTTATGGACTTTGTTATCATAAAATGACCTCGGCGACCGCGACGGCAGAAGCATAAGAATGAAGCAAGAACATAGTGTAAATTGCTATTTATATCGAATTAATGGGAAGATAGGAAAGAGGCggaccctggactccgacgctcagatgagaaagaaagagaggAAATGTACATCAATTACTTAAgtaattagaaattaaataagtaattagaaatttaataatagttcTCTTACCTTGTTTCTTAACTCAGCTTTTCGTTTCTTtgtcaaagattttttataattcttataaaatacataaataggtaagattaaaagaaaactgtaTAGTAGTACTCCTAAAGAAGaagtcatattttaattttaataaaaaagttatgacTTCAATAATATGCTGTAAACGTTTTCTCCTAACTGATGTTTTACAGTAAATAACTGACTTCATCTTcctatttataaatgcgaatgttttaagaagttttttatacattttacattgtACCTACCTtaaatcattgtaaattcAATGTAGTTACCTAAACATTGtaagtatatacctacctacacgaAGAATACATATGCGTTTGTATTAGATACTCGTCTACTACAAGTGGAGATGGGTGAAGAATTGtgaagaaattatatatacctacctagaaTATAGAGTGCATAGGAGTTTAAATTGAATACGAGAGGCTATTGTCATTTTATTGCCTATTCATTAATGTATTTCtatttacctacctatcttttgtttgcatataattttattagtttttaaaaaccTAAAAGACGAAAGTGAGCTTCATGCGGTTCTATAATTTACATTAGGCCGTGTT
This region includes:
- the LOC128682421 gene encoding dehydrogenase/reductase SDR family protein 7-like isoform X2, whose translation is MTSSLGVLLYSFLLILPIYVFYKNYKKSLTKKRKAELRNKVVVITGASSGIGEALAHEFYGHGCMVVLAARRIDELLRVKQQLMSKKVRIESPEPVVLKLDLGNLDECQEFVKKVLEICGHVDILVNNGGQAHSGSNLKTKFEIHKQVIYVNYFGTVIVTNGLLQSMRERKSGQIVIMSSVLGRMAVPFRAPYCASKHALIAYGDSLRAEVHKFNIGVSVIIPGFVQTDISVKAINGVTGEQLGELEDGAADGYTVDYAAGKFLDMIVNREKEAYLCQPILSVGIIIRQALPSLYFYLMSKRTH
- the LOC128682421 gene encoding dehydrogenase/reductase SDR family protein 7-like isoform X1, with the protein product MTSSLGVLLYSFLLILPIYVFYKNYKKSLTKKRKAELRNKVVVITGASSGIGEALAHEFYGHGCMVVLAARRIDELLRVKQQLMSKKVRIESPEPVVLKLDLGNLDECQEFVKKVLEICGHVDILVNNGGQAHSGSNLKTKFEIHKQVIYVNYFGTVIVTNGLLQSMRERKSGQIVIMSSVLGRMAVPFRAPYCASKHALIAYGDSLRAEVHKFNIGVSVIIPGFVQTDISVKAINGVTGEQLGGKLEDGAADGYTVDYAAGKFLDMIVNREKEAYLCQPILSVGIIIRQALPSLYFYLMSKRTH
- the LOC128682421 gene encoding dehydrogenase/reductase SDR family protein 7-like isoform X3, whose protein sequence is MTSSLGVLLYSFLLILPIYVFYKNYKKSLTKKRKAELRNKVVVITGASSGIGEALAHEFYGHGCMVVLAARRIDELLRVKQQLMSKKRIESPEPVVLKLDLGNLDECQEFVKKVLEICGHVDILVNNGGQAHSGSNLKTKFEIHKQVIYVNYFGTVIVTNGLLQSMRERKSGQIVIMSSVLGRMAVPFRAPYCASKHALIAYGDSLRAEVHKFNIGVSVIIPGFVQTDISVKAINGVTGEQLGGKLEDGAADGYTVDYAAGKFLDMIVNREKEAYLCQPILSVGIIIRQALPSLYFYLMSKRTH